A section of the Humulus lupulus chromosome 2, drHumLupu1.1, whole genome shotgun sequence genome encodes:
- the LOC133814147 gene encoding uncharacterized protein LOC133814147, protein MYYKPFSQTYNLGCRDHQNLRYGNQQQVAPHSPPARPPSFTFQQQSQQNFIPRTMQAPQATQPLSTKPSTKDLINAIATNILQFQQTTQASIKSLENQVGQLAASYNRLEAHISNKLPSQLEKNPKENVSVITVQSGIQYEPPTQPSSPAPVQKKVVDDSIHEEPSMQKKSHKSTMPTYVPRFPFPRRLKKFKKDEADKEILETFLKVEELCTNKYKLKGDEKISVGENVSVVLQKKLPPKCKDPGTFTIPYMIENKRIKQRMIDLGASINVMSYSSYASLNLGPLKETGVIVQLVDRTNAYPLGVVEDVLVKVDGLVFPADFYILEMGDASIPNPTPFYLGGHS, encoded by the exons ATGTACTACAAACCCTTTTCACAAACTTATAATCTTGGTTGTCGTGATCATCAAAATCTTCGttatgggaatcaacaacaagTTGCTCCACACTCTCCACCTGCGAGACCACCTAGTTTCACTTTTCAACAGCAGTCTCAACAGAATTTTATACCTAGAACTATGCAAGCACCACAAGCTACTCAACCACTGAGTACAAAACCCTCTACTAAAGATTTAATAAATGCAATTGCTACAAATATTCTTCAGTTTCAGCAAACTACCCAAGCATCCATCAAAAGTTTGGAGAATCAGGTGGGACAATTAGCGGCATCATATAACAGGTTGGAAGCTCATATTTCTAATAAATTGCCTTCACAACTTGAGAAGAATCCCAAGGAGAATGTAAGTGTGATAACAGTGCAAAGTGGTATACAATATGAGCCACCCACACAACCTTCATCGCCAGCTCCAGTGCAAAAGAAAGTAGTAGACGACTCCATCCATGAGGAACCATCAATGCAGAAaaagtcacataaatcaactaTGCCAACCTATGTCCCTCGTTTTCCTTTTCCAAGAAGATTGAAAAAGTTTAAGAAAGATGAAGCTGACAAGGAAATTCTTGAGACTTTTCTCAAAGTTGAG GAGTTGTGCACAAATAAGTATAAATTGAAGGGTGATGAAaagataagtgtgggggagaatgtctCTGTTGTTCTCCAAAAGAAGCTGCCACCAAAATGCAAGGATCCTGGAACCTTTACAATTCCTTATATGATTGAGAATAAAAGGATTAAGCAGCGTATGATAGATTTGGGAGCATCAATTAATGTCATGTCATATTCATCATATGCTTCTCTAAATCTTGGGCCACTAAAGGAGACAGGAGTTATTGTTCAACTGGTCGATCGCACTAATGCTTATCCTTTAGGGGTAGTTGAAGATGTGCTGGTAAAGGTTGATGGACTTGTCTTTCCAGCAGATTTCTATATACTTGAAATGGGGGATGCATCAATACCCAATCCAACACCGTTTTATTTGGGAGGCCATTCTTAA